TATACATTTATAAAATGAAAATCTACCCGCACATCCGTGCGGGTGAAAAATCTAGTTGGAATTGAAGAGGAAGTTACAAAATATCAATATTATTAATTAAGTGTTAATTTTTATTTTTTCTGACGTCAATTAAATGTTAATTATATGTAAATAAACTGCAGTTTGTATATTTTGTTGTATATAATAGGCTGGTCAAAAATGAATAGATGCAACAATTTTGTTAAGTAGATTTTTAGAATGTTTTTCTTTTGATAGTATAGATAAATGATTTTTTTTTAATTTGTGTGGCACACAGTGTCGGTCTAACGTATACACTGTCTTAAACTATTTTTAATTTATGCATTTTGATAATTTTTTTCTAAAATTTTAAAATAATAATATAAAATTAACTTAAATTTGCATAAAACAATCAAACTTATTAATTATTTATAAAATAATAAATATAAAATGAAAATTTAATGTTTTTCTTACAAAATCATTCATTACTAAATTTTTGTAATAAAAAATTTTAATCATAAGTTTTGTCATCTAATAACACAATCAACCTACCGTACTTAATTAGCTATCTGCAGCAATTTAAAAAAAAATATGTATATATTCTTTCAACTGTGGTGACTGGCTTAAGAATAGTCAATAATATGTGATATACAATTTATATATTTTGATAACAGTTCTCCATTTTTCAAAAGAAATTTTTTTTTCTCTTATAACTTTCTTTTGATATTGATTTTCGTAAAATCTTTAGTTTTATAAATAAATTATCATCAATTATATATGAATGCATATCATAATTTAAAGAAGTTTTCATATTCAAATATGATACCTCAAAGTATTGTACCTAAAAATGTATAACCAATATTATTTTAATTTAAAACTTTATCTATTTTATTTATCTATAAAGATTGATAGAAATAAATTTAAAATGTATTTTTGAACTTTTTTTACAACAGTTCGAATTTAAAAAATGTATAATTAGAAAACTTTTAAAAAAAATTATTTTAAAAATAATAATAATTTATTATATATATATAAATCAAGGGCATAAAAATGTTTTTTTTCTTTTAATGAAATATATATTTATAAAAATGTATCTTTAACGAAGATAAACATGAATAATGGTAGCAACAATGCGGTAAACGCGAGAATTATCTTTGTTTTAAATCAGGTGACACTTAGATGGCTTGCCCTTTGGACTGTTCTAGTGGCACATAAGTTAATCATTTAAAACATTATTAAAATGTTGTTGTCACTGATGATGAAATGATTCATGAGAACTTTCCCACTAGTTTCAATGGAAGACAAGATTAAGAACTTCCTAAACCGAGCATGTGCCGTAAAAAGACTAGTTGAATGCAAAAAGTCAACATTTTAAAAGTCAAAATAATCGGTCTGAGAAACCAAATAATTTTTCCCTTTTTTTTTTGTTTATAAATGTTTTGGTCAATACTAGCTCGTCGTCGACAAAGATTCATTTCGATTCCCAAACCACACAAGAAGAACACAAATTAGCTCGAAAGAAACAAACTCTTTTGAGAAAATAATGGATCCGTCGGAGTCTTTCGCCGGCGGCAATCCTTCCGACCAACAGAACCAGAAACGTCAGCTTCAGATCTGTGGTCCTCGTCCCTCACCTCTCAGCGTCAACAAAGACTCTCACAAGATCAAGAAACCTCCTAAACACCCTGCTCCTCCGCCTCAGCATCGCGACCAAGCTCCGCTCTACGCTGCTCGAGAGCCGGTGGTCATCTACGCCGTCTCGCCGAAAGTCGTCCACACCACAGCCTCGGATTTCATGAACGTCGTCCAGCGTCTCACCGGCATCTCATCCGCCGTCTTCCTCGAATCCGGTAACGGCGGAGATGTATCTCCGGCGGCGAGACTCGCCGCGACCGAGAATGCAAGCCCGAGAGGAGGAAAAGAACCGGTGATGGCGGCTAAAGATGAGACGGTGGAAATCGCGACGGCTATGGAAGAAGCAGCCGAGTTGAGCGGCTATGCGCCGGGGATACTCTCCCCTTCTCCGGCTATGTTACCGACAGCTTCTGCCGGAATATTCTCGCAGATGACTACTCACCAAGGTGGGATGTTCTCGCCGGGATTGTTTTCGCCGGCGGGGTTAATGAGCCCGTTTGGTTTTGCTAGCTTGGTTGCTTCTCCAACGTTTGCTGATTTGTTCAGTCATATTTGGGATTAGTTTTTGACACTCTTGACAGTGAAGACTAGAATAGCAAGTTCAGAACTTAGGAATGGATTTTTATAATCAGCAGAGGCCACTACACCCAGCCCAGGTGGATCCACGAAATATATTTCCTCCTCCAACAACAATCGCAACCTATGAAGATCAAGACAGAGCATCATCCTTTCAGTATACATGTCTAAAGCATAAAAAAAATCTCCGCCTCATGTTTCTTGTAAGTTTGAACTATATAATACAGTGTGTAACCTCTACACAAGCAATCAAATATATACTTCCATTTTATCATATGCTTTGTCAATCATCGCGTATAGGAGACAGCTCAAATCTTAATGCCTAAGCACTAAAAACTACTAACTGAATCCATAGTTACAGTAACCAAATCACAAATAGAACAAAAAAAGTGTTGGAGAATAACCTCAATGCCAAGGCGAGTCACTGCTGCAACCTCCCTTGCAGTAGACATTTAAGTGGTGGTTCCGATGCTCCATCGAAGGAAGCCATTCCAGGGAACGATGGCTGATAGAAGAAGAGGTTGAAATTGGGGAGTAAGAAGTGAGGGGCAAGGGAGTCGCCATTGAGTGTTAATGCTCCAAGAATCACAAGCTTAGCAGAGACTGCGACAGTACGTGAAGCTCTTATGGGTAATCAGTGGTGGTTGAGCTCATCGGGATCAAGAAACCCTATTATCTCTTTCTTAAGAGACTCTTTGCCGGATCCGGCAGATATTATCAACTTTGAAGTGGATGATCGCTATCTTTGGCAAATTGGAGGGAATGCTCCTAAAGATAGCTACTCTTCCTCAGCCATGTGGAATTACTTGTATAATCAGTCTCCGGCAGTACCTTGGTACAGGTCAGTGTGGTTTACAGGTATGATTCCTAAGCATGCTTTTATCTTGTGGCTAGCAGCTCTTGATAGACTGTCAACTAGAGACAGAATGAGACGTTGGGGGGGTTTCTGTATCTCCTTTATGTATTCTCTGTGGCAGCAGCAATGAGTGTAGGCAACATATCTTCTTCGACTGTCCTTATAGTAAGGAGGTCTGGTCTTTCTTCTACTCTAGACTCCATCTTTCTCCTCCTCCATTGTTTGAAGAAGGACTCAGGTGGATCAGAAGTCCCACTCAGGACAACAATGTCAATCTTATTCTACGGCTGTCGTATCAAGCTTCCGTCTATATGATATGGAAGGAGAGGAACTTTAGGATTCATTCACAGGTTTCACGACCTCCTGCTCCTCTTATTGCTGAGATTCAACGTCTGATTCGCGCCAAATTGGACTCTTTGTCAAGGGCACGGTGAAATCTACCTTCGACTGTTACCTTTCTTTCTACTTGGTTCTCTTTCTTTTAGTAGCTAGCAATAGAGTAGTTCTCCTTTGTAATGCTTGAGAATAAAAGGAATAAAGGTAAATTAGAAAGAAAATAATAATAATAATAATAAAAAGGTCTGGTTATGTAATTTGAACTGATTGATTATTTGTCCTTCTCCCGCTTGAACAATGTTTGATGAAATTAAATCAAACATAAACTATAACACAAGGCATATTCTGAGCACCACCGACAACCTTGTCATCCATTGTATTTTTAGTCCTTAAAATATGTCCGATAGCAAAGTTTAGGAAGAATTTTTTTTCATGTGAATAGTGAAAGCTATTTATTGATGTCATTTTGCCAATTAAGAATAGTATAAGAATAGTAAGTTGTAAACACCATTTCCGGTCCTCATGCACTTCATCACCTAAATTAGAATTTCATATTTTACAAGTAAAATTGATAGACTTATATAGATATCCATGGCACCTATTATATTTTTCTGATAGACCCATTTCTACTGTAAAACCATAATTATCCTATTAAAATATCATGTTTTACATGCTCCATCAATATAGCACCGATTGGTAACTCTAAAATTAGACTTACGTAACATAATGTAGAAATTTCTTTTCCGCATCTTGTGAATCCTTAATCTGTGTTTCAGTCCGTAACGCTTCCTCAATTTTTGATACACGAAGATCTTCTATGGATTTCCATTTTTATTTTATAGTTATGTTAAGAAACAAAAAACCAACCTAGTGGAGTTGGTCTAGAAGTACTTAAGGGAGAAAAACCAAATACATTACCCGTGAAAAATTGGCCACCGGAAATTTACATGATCGGCACACCGGGATCCACAGATTAGTCGGCCCCAGTAAGCGGGGATTGGAAACAATCTAACAATACTAAAAAAGAGATATGCTCAATGGAGAAAGTGTCCACCTAGGATAAAAAAATCAACCAATAGAAATGTTCTTTTTTGCCACGTCAGGCCGGCTAACGTCGAAACTCGAAATAGATTAAATACCGTATTTTTTAATTCCCGTCAAAACCCAAAAAAGCCCAGAAAACATATTCATATTTCTTTCTACATCTACGACGATCTATCTTTTCATCTTCCTCTTCCCCATTATCACCAAAAAACCTAAAGCCATTAAGAAACTTCTCGTTATGATGACCACCGTCGTCTACATTAACCCGTCAAAACCATTAATTAACACTTGAATGGGTACAACTCTTCATATTCCCTCTAGCTCACCATTATAATATCCTCACCGCTTTCATTGCTCGCCTATTACATCCACCACCTAAACACATTCCACCGCTTGGCTTCAACAACCTCCGCCTAACCCTTTGATTGATGAACAGGTACACCAAAGTTTTATATTCCCATGTTTTAGTCTGTCAATTCATGTATACTCACTAATCTCAGACATGGACAAGGGCACTGTCATACAGAAGTTTAGAAGGTTCCCATCAGCTGAAGCCACAAATGAAGAAAGCCATGATGTTTTGATTGTGAGGAGGGTGAAGAAGAGGAGTATCCAGGTGGTGCCATAGGATGCGGCTATGGTGATTAGTTCATCGTCTTTCCCGTGAAGATTGGAGAAAAATGTAAAAACAAGACATGGATCTTAGTTCGTTGCTATGTATAAACAAACGGTAATGATTACACTACTAATATATGGGTTTTTCATCTGCAATTAATTATGCTCCATATTTAAGTTCAAATACTATCTAAACTACGTTCTGCTTTTCAGGAAACCTTAAGACTTTCACTTTTTCAAACAAGTAGTTACAACACAACATATGTTGGTCTTACTCACTCTCATGTGAATACCAGTTCCTCTCTTGCGAATGCAATTAAACAGATAAATATGAATCTTGGTTTAGGTCTTATCCACTGATCATCATGCTTTGAAATAATTGAATATATTGATATTGGGTTTAGATAGATCTGGCACAACATAACAGGTTTGATAGTTTATCTTCTTATTGTCTTGAGGACTCTTTGGTAGCTCAGTTTATAGACATGAAGATTTCTGGAAACATGATTAGGAACCTTTAGGCTTTCAAGGGGAGATTTCAAATCGAGAGTTCTCTCAGACTTTCTTGTAAGTGTAAACCTTGAACACTGTTTCCAGGCTCAGTGTTTATGTTTACTCAGTTTATAGACATGAAGATTTATGGAAATATGATTAGGAACCTTTAGGCTTTCAAGGGAAGATTTCAAATCGAGGAGTACAATCTCTGCTACTAGAGATACTAAGCTTTCTTGTAAGTGTAAACCTTGAACACTGTTTCCAGGCTCAGTGTTTATGTTTTCTGCTCCAGGTTTCTAAAAAAACGGTGAAGGCTGTGATCGGGTCAGGTGGACAGAGATGGGAAACAAAACATTTCAAGCTCACACATTTCGAAGAGGTAAGATTTCAATCCTTTATCACAAACCGCTGGCGCATTGGTTCCACTTAGATTCTGGGTAAAGTGATTGCTTTTGTCATCAGTGTTTTACAAGTCACCACTACACTCACTGAGTTACTATTTAAATCATTTGGTTAGTAAACCCCTATTGGTTGAATGTGTTGCACAGATCCAGAAGTCGTGGATTCACAGTGTTGTCTACATGTTCTTACTCTGATGAAGAGTGAAAAACAATAAAGAAGAGTGCCATGTCTGAAAATTGGAGGTGGAATAAAAACTCACTTGGTTGCTTTTGGTTTTCTTCGTTGTCCCTTTTTACTAAGAAACTATTGTACAATTTGTGATTTCACATTCGTTTTATGCCAAGTGAGTGTGTATG
This sequence is a window from Brassica oleracea var. oleracea cultivar TO1000 chromosome C1, BOL, whole genome shotgun sequence. Protein-coding genes within it:
- the LOC106326738 gene encoding protein MKS1-like, whose amino-acid sequence is MDPSESFAGGNPSDQQNQKRQLQICGPRPSPLSVNKDSHKIKKPPKHPAPPPQHRDQAPLYAAREPVVIYAVSPKVVHTTASDFMNVVQRLTGISSAVFLESGNGGDVSPAARLAATENASPRGGKEPVMAAKDETVEIATAMEEAAELSGYAPGILSPSPAMLPTASAGIFSQMTTHQGGMFSPGLFSPAGLMSPFGFASLVASPTFADLFSHIWD
- the LOC106338424 gene encoding uncharacterized protein LOC106338424 gives rise to the protein MGNQWWLSSSGSRNPIISFLRDSLPDPADIINFEVDDRYLWQIGGNAPKDSYSSSAMWNYLYNQSPAVPWYSSNECRQHIFFDCPYSKEVWSFFYSRLHLSPPPLFEEGLRWIRSPTQDNNVNLILRLSYQASVYMIWKERNFRIHSQVSRPPAPLIAEIQRLIRAKLDSLSRAR